In the genome of Candidatus Zixiibacteriota bacterium, the window GCCGTACTGCTCCTGGTCGGCCGGGATGGCGACGCCGACCGAGGCGGCGACCAGACGGTTCGGCTCGTTGGTGCTTTCGCGGTCGTAGACGCAGAAGACGATTTCCCCCGGACGCAACAGCTTGATGCCCTCCTCCTTGGAGATGCGCTTGCAGTTCGGCGGATAGATGCTCGAAACCAGCACCAGGTTGCAGGACGCCAGTCCCGCGGTTCGCAGAGCCAGCTCGAATGACGCGAGCTTCTCTTTGTGCACGCCGACGCCTTTGGTGAAAAAACATTTTTTCGGGATCATTTTTCGGCCGTCTATAGCATGAAAGCTCGCGCGTGACAATAAACCACGGCACGAATTTCCGCCCGGAGCGCGTCATTCCACGACCACGAGCACGGCTCCCGCTTCCACTGTGTCGCCCGCCTTCACCCGGATCTCCTTGATCTCGCCCGCGATCGGGCTGCGCACCTCGTTTTCCATCTTCATCGCCTCGACGATGACCAGCCCCTGCCCCTTTTCCACCGCCTCGCCCTCGCCGACAAGGACGGCGATCACCTTACCCGGCATCGGGACCGACACCTGCTGGCGCCCCTGCGGCTGGATCCCGGACTGCGAATCGCCCAGGCGCACGCGCCGCTCGTCGACGAGGTGGACCCGGTAGGTGCGCCCGTCCACCAGAACGCGGTACTCGTCCTCCGTGTTGTCGACCTCGACCTCGAACGAGCGGTTGTCGACGATCAGCGAGTAGTTGGTGCGCCCGGTCTTCTTGCCGTCCACGAGAAACTCGTTGCCGTCGACGGCGATCCGGTAGACGGATTTCCCGATTTCCTCGATCTCGACGGTGTACGTCTGATCCGCGAGCTTCGCGATGTAAGCCATGGTGGCCGGTTCAACAATAAAGATCGTTCAAGCCGTTCAAGCTGTTCAAACCGTTCAAGCCGTTCAAGCCGGACCGCGAAGCGGCAGACCGGGGGCCGAAGACCGGGAAGAACAAAAACCAGAAATCAGGGACTGGACCCCCCATGTGATTATCGACGCCTCCAGCCGCGGCCCGGAAAGGCCGGCAGCGATCGGAGCGCCGTCCGCTTCCCCTGCTCCCGCCACCTCGAGGGCTGCGACGCTCCTTTCGCCAGCAGCCCCAGCGCCAGCTCGTGCTCGCGGTGCAGGGCGGCGATGGCCGCCGAGGCGAGGGCGATTTCCTTGTGCGGATAGACCTCCTCCTTGCTCGCCGAACGGTATTCCTCGTCGATGAAGCCCGTGTTGAAGTCGCCCGACATGAAGCGCGGGTGGCGCAGGATCCACTGGTGAAAGGCGATATTGGTCTTGATGCCCCGCACCTGATACTCGCGCAGGGCGCGCCGCATCCGCAGAATCGCCTCGATCCGGTTCTCGCCCCAGATGATCAGCTTGGCGATCATCGGATCATAGTAGATGGAGACCTCGGCCCCCTCGTAAACGCCGCAGTCGTTGCGCACGCCGAGGCCCTCGGGCAGGCGCAGCCCTTCGATCTTTCCGGGACAGGGCATGAAATCCGCCTCCGCGTCCTCGGCGTAGATCCGGCACTCGATCGCGTGGCCGGTCTGCGTGATGT includes:
- a CDS encoding arginine decarboxylase, pyruvoyl-dependent, which codes for MIPKKCFFTKGVGVHKEKLASFELALRTAGLASCNLVLVSSIYPPNCKRISKEEGIKLLRPGEIVFCVYDRESTNEPNRLVAASVGVAIPADQEQYGYLSEHHSFGETEEKAGEYAEDLAASMLATTLGIEFDPDTAWDERENLFKMSGKIVRTTNITQSAIGNKDGLWTTVFAACVFINDD
- a CDS encoding biotin/lipoyl-containing protein produces the protein MAYIAKLADQTYTVEIEEIGKSVYRIAVDGNEFLVDGKKTGRTNYSLIVDNRSFEVEVDNTEDEYRVLVDGRTYRVHLVDERRVRLGDSQSGIQPQGRQQVSVPMPGKVIAVLVGEGEAVEKGQGLVIVEAMKMENEVRSPIAGEIKEIRVKAGDTVEAGAVLVVVE